One Streptomyces sp. RPA4-2 genomic window carries:
- a CDS encoding WXG100 family type VII secretion target codes for MSADDDRITVAFATLRHLTIELEDILKQLNGRLDDLYDRVEPVVLSWQGETREVFVDKLDEWSHSAEDLQAAQKWLHEIVTSGHVNYAAAHRAVLRGWGAA; via the coding sequence ATGTCGGCCGACGACGACCGCATAACAGTGGCCTTCGCCACTCTGAGACACCTCACCATCGAGCTGGAGGACATCCTCAAGCAGCTCAACGGCAGACTCGACGACCTCTACGACCGCGTCGAGCCGGTCGTCCTGTCCTGGCAGGGCGAGACCCGCGAGGTCTTCGTCGACAAGCTCGACGAGTGGAGCCACTCCGCCGAGGACCTCCAGGCCGCCCAGAAGTGGCTGCACGAGATCGTCACCTCGGGACATGTCAACTACGCGGCGGCGCACCGGGCGGTGCTGCGCGGCTGGGGGGCCGCCTGA
- a CDS encoding WXG100 family type VII secretion target: protein MGDTTGGRKDLQIPDSGLKKLAEDLHAMQDHLNKQVERMDTIVDGIEAGWRGPAAKAYRTFHRAAAEDAVRIREVMELLEQAVRMSRGGFSRLELDTLENFRRIQVGADITSEVDKLSTPDPAATQQPSRPHSSLDAM, encoded by the coding sequence ATGGGCGATACGACGGGTGGGCGCAAGGACCTCCAGATCCCCGACTCCGGGCTGAAGAAGCTCGCCGAGGATCTGCACGCCATGCAGGACCACCTGAACAAGCAGGTCGAGCGGATGGACACGATCGTCGACGGCATCGAGGCCGGCTGGCGCGGCCCGGCGGCCAAGGCGTACCGGACCTTCCACCGCGCGGCGGCGGAGGACGCCGTACGCATCCGCGAAGTGATGGAACTCCTGGAACAGGCCGTGCGGATGAGCCGGGGCGGCTTCTCCCGGCTGGAACTGGACACCCTGGAGAACTTCCGCAGGATCCAGGTCGGCGCGGACATCACGAGCGAGGTGGACAAGCTCTCCACCCCGGACCCGGCCGCGACGCAGCAGCCCTCACGCCCGCACAGCAGCCTCGACGCGATGTGA
- a CDS encoding D-alanyl-D-alanine carboxypeptidase family protein has protein sequence MITGIKGTRFRRAAAVAVTTGAVLAAGAFGAAPAGAVTTPTIAAKGGYVMNNGTAKTLYTKAADTKRSTGSTTKIMTAKVVLSQSNLNLDSKVTIQKAYSDYIVANTASSAHLIVGDKVTVRQLLYGLMLPSGCDAAYALADKYGSGSTRAARVKSFIGKMNSTAKSLGMTNTKFDSFDGIGNGSNYSTPRDLTKLASSAMKNSTFKTVVKTKSYTAKTVTKTGSTRTMGAWTNTNGLLSSYSGTIGVKTGSGPEAKYCLVFAATRGGKTVIGTVLASTSIPARESDAKKLMSYAFAK, from the coding sequence TTGATTACCGGCATTAAGGGCACGCGTTTCCGCAGGGCCGCCGCTGTGGCCGTCACGACCGGCGCCGTTCTGGCCGCCGGAGCCTTCGGCGCGGCACCCGCGGGTGCCGTGACCACGCCCACGATCGCCGCCAAGGGCGGCTACGTGATGAACAACGGCACGGCCAAGACCCTCTACACCAAGGCCGCGGACACCAAGCGTTCCACCGGTTCCACCACCAAGATCATGACCGCCAAGGTCGTCCTCTCGCAGTCGAACCTGAACCTGGACTCCAAGGTCACGATCCAGAAGGCGTACAGCGACTACATCGTCGCCAACACCGCCTCCTCCGCCCACCTGATCGTCGGCGACAAGGTCACCGTCCGTCAGCTCCTCTACGGTCTGATGCTGCCGTCCGGCTGCGACGCCGCGTACGCGCTGGCGGACAAGTACGGCTCGGGCTCGACCCGTGCCGCCCGTGTGAAGTCGTTCATCGGCAAGATGAACAGCACGGCGAAGTCCCTCGGCATGACGAACACCAAGTTCGACTCGTTCGACGGCATCGGCAACGGCAGCAACTACTCGACCCCGCGCGACCTGACGAAGCTCGCCAGCAGCGCGATGAAGAACAGCACGTTCAAGACGGTCGTGAAGACGAAGTCGTACACGGCGAAGACCGTCACGAAGACCGGCAGCACCCGCACCATGGGCGCGTGGACCAACACCAACGGTCTGCTCAGCAGCTACAGCGGCACCATCGGCGTGAAGACGGGCTCCGGCCCCGAGGCCAAGTACTGCCTCGTCTTCGCCGCCACCCGGGGCGGCAAGACGGTCATCGGGACCGTCCTCGCCTCGACGTCCATCCCGGCCCGCGAGTCGGACGCGAAGAAGCTGATGAGCTACGCCTTCGCCAAGTAG
- a CDS encoding GntR family transcriptional regulator, which translates to MPAAPPVSAPPAVPPVKQPPAADRVYAHVKQGVLERRYEGGTLLTEGELADAVGVSRTPVREALLRLEAEGLIRLYPKKGALVLPVSAQEIADVVETRQLVEEHAVRKAVPAAPRLIARLEELLAQQKEQAAAGDLAGAAVTDRCFHAEIVRSGANDILSRLYDQLRDRQLRMGVAVMHAHPDRITKTLTEHEEILEALRSGDAEAAVGIVHRHVSWFSNLARGEVR; encoded by the coding sequence ATGCCTGCCGCCCCACCCGTGTCCGCCCCGCCCGCCGTCCCCCCGGTGAAACAGCCGCCCGCCGCCGACCGTGTCTACGCCCACGTCAAGCAGGGTGTCCTGGAACGCCGTTACGAAGGCGGGACGCTGCTCACCGAGGGCGAACTCGCCGACGCCGTCGGGGTGTCCCGAACACCGGTGCGCGAGGCGCTGCTCCGGCTCGAGGCCGAGGGCCTGATCAGGCTCTACCCGAAGAAGGGCGCGCTCGTCCTGCCCGTCTCCGCGCAGGAGATCGCGGACGTGGTCGAGACCCGCCAGCTCGTCGAGGAGCACGCGGTCCGCAAGGCCGTACCGGCAGCGCCGCGGCTCATCGCGCGGCTGGAGGAACTTCTCGCCCAGCAGAAAGAACAGGCCGCCGCGGGCGACCTGGCGGGCGCCGCCGTCACCGACCGCTGCTTCCACGCGGAGATCGTCCGCAGTGGCGCCAACGACATTCTCTCCCGGCTCTACGACCAGCTCCGCGACCGTCAGTTGAGGATGGGAGTGGCCGTCATGCACGCGCACCCCGACCGGATCACCAAGACGCTCACCGAGCACGAGGAGATCCTCGAAGCCCTGCGCTCCGGGGACGCGGAGGCGGCGGTCGGCATCGTCCACCGCCACGTCAGCTGGTTCTCGAACCTCGCACGGGGAGAGGTGCGATGA
- a CDS encoding nitrate/nitrite transporter, giving the protein MSSHSAVSLPGDPPGGRRAVGVWGIGVAVYFVAVIFRTSLGVAGLDAADRFHVNASALSTFSILQLLVYAGMQIPVGLLVDRLGTKRVLTFGVVLFTAGQLGFAFSSSYGMALASRALLGCGDAMTFISVLRLGTRWFPARRGPLVAQLAGLVGMAGNLVSTLVIARLLHGVGWTAAFAGSASAGVVVLVLLLLFLKDHPEGHEPEPFPHQGAAYVRRQILASWREPGTRLGMWVHFTTQFPAMVFLLLWGMPFLVEAEGLSRATAGELLTLVVLSNMFVGLVYGQIVARHHAARLPLALGTVSATAVAWASAVAYPGQHAPMWLLVALCTVLGACGPASMIGFDFARPANPPERQGTASGITNMGGFVASMTTLFAIGVLLDSTGDNYRIAFSAVFVLQAVGLSQIFRLRKEAARRERERLVASRVETVHVPA; this is encoded by the coding sequence ATGAGCTCGCACTCGGCCGTGTCGCTGCCGGGTGATCCACCCGGCGGGCGCCGCGCCGTCGGCGTCTGGGGCATCGGTGTCGCCGTCTACTTCGTCGCGGTCATCTTCCGTACGTCGCTCGGGGTGGCCGGACTCGACGCCGCGGACCGTTTCCATGTGAACGCCTCCGCCCTCTCCACCTTCTCGATCCTCCAACTCCTCGTCTACGCCGGCATGCAGATACCGGTCGGGCTGCTCGTCGACCGGCTCGGCACCAAGCGGGTGCTGACCTTCGGCGTCGTGCTGTTCACGGCGGGACAGCTGGGCTTCGCGTTCTCGTCCTCGTACGGGATGGCGCTGGCCTCGCGGGCCCTGCTGGGCTGCGGGGACGCCATGACGTTCATCAGCGTGCTGCGGCTGGGAACCCGCTGGTTCCCGGCCCGGCGCGGGCCGTTGGTCGCCCAGCTCGCGGGGCTCGTCGGCATGGCGGGCAACCTCGTGTCGACCCTCGTGATCGCGCGGCTGCTGCACGGGGTCGGGTGGACGGCGGCGTTCGCGGGCAGCGCGTCGGCGGGCGTGGTCGTCCTCGTCCTGCTGCTCCTCTTCCTCAAGGACCACCCCGAGGGCCACGAGCCGGAGCCGTTCCCGCACCAGGGCGCCGCCTATGTGCGCCGGCAGATCCTGGCGTCCTGGCGCGAGCCCGGCACCCGGCTGGGCATGTGGGTGCACTTCACGACGCAGTTCCCGGCGATGGTGTTCCTCCTGCTGTGGGGCATGCCGTTCCTGGTCGAGGCGGAGGGACTGTCGAGGGCGACGGCCGGTGAGCTGCTCACCCTCGTCGTCCTGTCCAACATGTTCGTCGGGCTCGTGTACGGGCAGATCGTCGCCCGGCACCACGCGGCGCGGCTGCCGTTGGCGCTCGGGACGGTGTCGGCGACCGCGGTGGCGTGGGCGAGCGCGGTGGCCTACCCCGGGCAGCACGCGCCGATGTGGCTGCTGGTGGCGCTGTGCACCGTGCTGGGCGCCTGCGGGCCGGCTTCCATGATCGGATTCGACTTCGCGCGGCCCGCGAATCCGCCCGAGCGGCAGGGGACCGCGTCCGGGATCACCAACATGGGTGGCTTCGTCGCCTCCATGACGACGCTGTTCGCGATCGGCGTGCTGCTGGACTCGACCGGGGACAACTACCGGATCGCGTTCTCCGCGGTGTTCGTCCTTCAGGCGGTCGGGCTGAGCCAGATCTTCCGGCTGCGCAAGGAGGCGGCGCGCAGGGAGCGGGAGCGGCTGGTCGCGAGCCGGGTGGAGACGGTGCACGTACCGGCGTAG
- a CDS encoding maleylpyruvate isomerase family mycothiol-dependent enzyme produces MSLHPSLQSYADAWAHSIDAISELVSPLVEGEWNRRTPCPGWSVRDLVSHVIGLDCEMLGDPRPIHTLPRDLFHVTNEHQRYMEMQVDVRRHHTAPEMTSELEYTIIRRNRQLRNESRQPDAKVRGPLGTEVTLEHAMLNRAFDVWVHEQDLRTTLGRPGNLDSPGAQIVRDQLLAALPKVVAKHAGAPAHSAVVFDVHGPVEFLRTVRVDAEGRGSIDGAPSLGPAATLTLDWETFFRLACGRVTPDAVSDRIKTEGDPELTTAILRNFTVTP; encoded by the coding sequence GTGAGTCTGCATCCGAGCCTTCAGTCCTACGCCGACGCCTGGGCCCACTCCATCGACGCGATATCGGAGCTGGTGTCGCCGCTGGTGGAGGGCGAATGGAACCGGCGTACGCCCTGCCCAGGCTGGTCGGTACGGGATCTGGTGTCGCACGTGATCGGGCTCGACTGCGAGATGCTGGGCGATCCGCGGCCGATCCACACGCTCCCCCGGGACCTGTTCCACGTCACGAACGAGCACCAGCGCTACATGGAGATGCAGGTCGATGTGCGCCGCCACCACACGGCGCCCGAGATGACCTCCGAGCTGGAGTACACGATCATCCGCCGCAACCGTCAGCTGCGGAACGAGTCACGGCAGCCGGACGCCAAGGTGCGCGGTCCGCTCGGCACCGAGGTGACCCTCGAACACGCCATGCTGAACCGTGCGTTCGACGTGTGGGTGCACGAGCAGGACCTCCGGACCACCCTCGGCCGGCCGGGCAACCTCGACTCCCCGGGCGCCCAGATCGTCCGCGACCAGCTGCTCGCCGCGCTGCCGAAGGTGGTCGCCAAGCACGCGGGGGCGCCCGCGCATTCCGCGGTCGTCTTCGATGTCCACGGGCCCGTTGAGTTCCTGCGCACGGTGCGTGTCGACGCCGAGGGGCGCGGCTCGATAGACGGTGCCCCCTCTCTCGGCCCGGCCGCGACCCTCACCCTCGACTGGGAGACCTTCTTCCGTCTGGCCTGCGGGCGGGTGACCCCTGACGCCGTCTCCGACCGCATCAAGACCGAGGGCGACCCGGAGCTGACCACGGCGATCCTCCGCAACTTCACGGTCACGCCGTAA
- a CDS encoding carbon-nitrogen family hydrolase codes for MHASLLQIDVKATESVDSRRRRVAALVREQAGVDLVVLPELWTTGAFAYESFAAESEPLEGPTAEVMAKAASDAGVWLHAGSVPERAADGTLYNTSLVFSPSGDLAAAYRKIHRFGFDKGEAVLMGAGGELVTVRLPETTVGVATCYDLRFPELFRGLVDAGAETFVVPAGWPERRRGHWTLLARARAVENQAFVLACGTAGTHADVPQAGHSIVVDPWGEVLAEAGRDEEILRVEFDPGKVATTRDQFPALKDRVLGLAPPRG; via the coding sequence GTGCACGCCTCTCTGCTCCAGATCGACGTAAAAGCCACCGAATCGGTCGATTCGCGTCGGCGGCGGGTGGCGGCTCTGGTACGAGAACAAGCCGGAGTGGACCTGGTGGTGCTCCCCGAGCTGTGGACCACGGGGGCGTTCGCCTACGAGTCGTTCGCCGCGGAGTCGGAGCCCCTGGAGGGACCGACGGCCGAGGTCATGGCGAAGGCGGCGAGCGACGCGGGCGTGTGGCTGCACGCCGGCTCGGTCCCGGAACGCGCCGCGGACGGAACGCTCTACAACACCTCCCTCGTCTTCTCCCCCTCCGGCGACCTCGCCGCCGCCTACCGCAAGATCCACCGCTTCGGCTTCGACAAGGGCGAGGCCGTACTGATGGGCGCGGGTGGCGAGCTGGTGACGGTCCGCCTCCCGGAGACCACCGTCGGCGTCGCCACCTGCTACGACCTCCGCTTCCCCGAGCTCTTCCGCGGGCTCGTCGACGCGGGCGCCGAGACCTTCGTCGTCCCTGCCGGCTGGCCCGAGCGCCGCCGCGGCCACTGGACGCTCCTCGCGCGGGCCCGCGCGGTCGAGAACCAGGCGTTCGTACTCGCCTGTGGAACGGCCGGCACCCACGCGGACGTTCCCCAGGCCGGTCACTCGATCGTGGTCGATCCGTGGGGCGAGGTCCTCGCGGAGGCGGGCCGCGACGAGGAGATCCTCAGGGTCGAGTTCGACCCGGGGAAGGTGGCGACGACGAGGGACCAGTTCCCCGCACTCAAGGACCGCGTACTGGGCCTCGCGCCACCACGCGGCTGA
- a CDS encoding LURP-one-related/scramblase family protein: MRFLVRDRLLGFGDDYWIEDEHGNKVFLVDGKAMRLRDTFELKDTRGRVLIDIHQKMFALRDTMVIERDGETLATIRRKRLSLLRNHYRVALVDGTELDVSGKILDREFGVDYDGELLAQISRRWLRVRETYGVDVVRDDADTALLIAVAVCVIHLAEKEHGAD; encoded by the coding sequence ATGAGATTCCTCGTGCGCGACCGGCTCCTCGGCTTCGGTGACGACTACTGGATCGAGGACGAGCACGGCAACAAGGTGTTCCTCGTGGACGGCAAGGCGATGCGGCTGCGGGACACGTTCGAGCTGAAGGACACCCGCGGGCGCGTCCTCATCGACATCCACCAGAAGATGTTCGCCCTGCGGGACACGATGGTCATCGAGCGGGACGGCGAGACGCTGGCCACCATCCGGCGCAAGCGGCTGTCCCTGCTGCGCAACCACTACCGGGTGGCGCTGGTGGACGGTACGGAGCTCGACGTCAGCGGGAAGATCCTGGACCGGGAGTTCGGCGTCGACTACGACGGCGAGCTGCTGGCGCAGATCTCGCGGCGGTGGCTGCGGGTGCGGGAGACCTACGGCGTCGACGTCGTCCGGGACGACGCGGACACCGCGCTGCTGATCGCGGTGGCGGTCTGCGTGATCCACCTGGCGGAGAAGGAGCACGGCGCGGACTGA
- a CDS encoding GlxA family transcriptional regulator, which yields MPQGSSHPVLGDTPGTAAHRVVLIVDENSNPFEMSCAIEVFGLRRPELGRELYDFRLCAATERTRMRDGFFTLADVDGLDAAEGADTLIVPNRPDTDAPRSPEVLDAIRRAHARGARLIGFCSGAFTLAEAGLLEGRRAACHWMWAPSFRARFPEVRLEPDVLFVDDGDILTASGSASALDLGLHVVRRDHGAEIANAVSRRLVFAAHRDGGQRQFVERPVPDVPDESLAPLLTWARERLGEPLTVAALAAHAALSPATLHRRFRAQLGTTPLAWLTGERVALACRLIERGEHRIEVVARRSGLGTAANLRARLRRETGLSPSAYRRRFGPATGEAVTV from the coding sequence ATGCCGCAAGGATCCTCGCACCCCGTCCTCGGGGACACCCCCGGGACCGCCGCGCACCGGGTCGTCCTGATCGTCGACGAGAACTCCAACCCCTTCGAGATGAGCTGCGCCATCGAGGTCTTCGGGCTGCGCAGGCCCGAGCTGGGGCGGGAGCTGTACGACTTCCGGCTCTGCGCGGCCACCGAGCGCACCCGGATGCGGGACGGGTTCTTCACCCTCGCCGACGTCGACGGGCTGGACGCGGCCGAGGGCGCCGACACGCTGATCGTGCCGAACCGGCCCGACACCGACGCACCGCGTTCCCCCGAGGTCCTGGACGCCATACGCCGGGCGCACGCGCGGGGCGCGCGGTTGATCGGGTTCTGCTCCGGCGCATTCACACTCGCGGAAGCCGGGCTGCTGGAGGGGCGGCGGGCGGCCTGCCACTGGATGTGGGCGCCGTCGTTCCGGGCGCGCTTCCCGGAGGTGCGGCTGGAGCCGGACGTGCTGTTCGTGGACGACGGGGACATCCTCACCGCGTCCGGCAGCGCGTCGGCGCTCGACCTCGGGCTGCACGTCGTACGGCGCGACCACGGCGCCGAGATCGCCAACGCCGTCAGCCGGCGGCTGGTCTTCGCCGCGCACCGCGACGGCGGGCAGCGGCAGTTCGTCGAGCGCCCCGTGCCCGACGTACCGGACGAGTCCCTCGCGCCCCTGCTGACCTGGGCACGGGAGCGGCTCGGGGAACCCCTCACGGTGGCCGCCCTCGCGGCGCACGCGGCACTCAGCCCGGCCACACTGCACCGGCGCTTCCGGGCCCAGCTCGGGACCACCCCGCTGGCGTGGCTGACCGGGGAGCGGGTGGCACTGGCCTGCCGCCTCATCGAGCGGGGCGAACACCGGATCGAGGTCGTCGCGCGGCGCAGCGGCCTCGGCACCGCCGCGAACCTCAGGGCGCGGCTGCGGCGGGAGACGGGACTGAGCCCATCGGCCTACAGACGGCGTTTCGGACCGGCCACCGGGGAAGCCGTGACGGTATGA
- a CDS encoding cupin domain-containing protein, with translation MANEPVSLTAALASFSDLWSPRIVTAVNDYDVRVAKVEGEHLWHTHDHTDEFFLVLEGELTIALREPAGERTVVLPKGSVFTVPRGTEHKPSAPAGAAILMFEPTGTLTVGDHHDEIPDHVDATTGHALG, from the coding sequence ATGGCCAACGAACCCGTCTCCCTGACCGCCGCCCTCGCCTCCTTCTCCGACCTGTGGAGCCCCCGGATCGTCACCGCCGTCAACGACTACGACGTACGCGTGGCCAAGGTCGAGGGCGAGCACCTCTGGCACACGCACGATCACACGGACGAGTTCTTCCTGGTCCTGGAGGGCGAGCTGACCATCGCCCTGCGGGAGCCGGCCGGCGAGCGGACCGTCGTCCTCCCCAAGGGCTCCGTCTTCACCGTCCCGCGTGGCACCGAACACAAGCCGAGCGCTCCCGCCGGCGCCGCGATCCTGATGTTCGAACCCACGGGCACCCTCACCGTCGGCGACCACCACGACGAGATCCCGGACCATGTGGACGCCACCACGGGGCACGCCCTGGGCTGA
- a CDS encoding thioredoxin-like domain-containing protein, with the protein MNDAAPAPAPRRVRVRAPELIGKGGWLNTGGNALTLADLRGRVVILDFWTFCCINCLHVLDELRELEEKHRDTVVIIGVHSPKFVHEAEHQAVVDAVERYGVEHPVLDDPELATWKQYAVRAWPTLVVIDPEGYVVAQHAGEGHAHAIARLVEELEAEHAAKGTLRRGDGPYVAPEPEPTALRFPGKALALPNGNFLVSDTTRHQLVELEADGETVVRRIGSGVRGFVDGPADAAGFSEPQGLALLGADGPVVVADTVNHALRRVDLATGEVTTLAGTGRQWWQGAPTSGPAREVDLSSPWDVAFFGGRVWIAMAGVHQLWAYDPADGTVEVAAGTTNEGLVDGPPAEAWFAQPSGLAATADRLWVADSETSALRWVGLDGSVHTAVGTGLFDFGHRDGAAGQALLQHPLGVTALPDGSVAISDTYNHALRRYDPATGEVTTLATDLREPSDAVLVGDDIVVVESARHRLTRLRLPEEAVRVESVAHRTQRAATEVAPGGLRLDVIFQAPAGQKLDTRYGPSTRLLVSSTPPELLLDGEGAGTDLSRALELNPAVTEGVLHVSAMAASCDDDPSNEYPACHVHQQDWGVPVRLTAGGARRLPLVLAGMDD; encoded by the coding sequence ATGAACGACGCCGCCCCCGCCCCCGCGCCCCGCCGTGTCCGTGTCCGCGCCCCCGAGCTGATCGGCAAGGGCGGCTGGCTGAACACCGGAGGCAACGCACTCACCCTCGCCGACCTGCGAGGACGTGTGGTCATTCTCGACTTTTGGACCTTCTGCTGCATCAACTGCCTGCACGTCCTGGACGAGCTGCGGGAGCTGGAGGAGAAGCACCGGGACACCGTGGTGATCATCGGGGTGCACTCGCCGAAGTTCGTGCACGAGGCCGAGCACCAGGCGGTCGTCGACGCCGTCGAGCGGTACGGCGTCGAGCACCCGGTGCTGGACGACCCCGAGCTCGCCACCTGGAAGCAGTACGCGGTGCGGGCCTGGCCGACGCTCGTGGTGATCGACCCCGAGGGTTACGTCGTCGCACAGCACGCCGGGGAGGGGCACGCGCACGCGATCGCCCGGCTGGTGGAGGAGCTGGAGGCGGAGCACGCGGCCAAGGGGACGCTGCGGCGCGGGGACGGGCCCTACGTGGCGCCGGAGCCCGAGCCGACCGCGCTCCGTTTTCCCGGCAAGGCGCTCGCCCTGCCGAACGGGAACTTCCTGGTCAGCGACACGACCCGGCATCAGCTGGTGGAGCTCGAGGCGGACGGCGAGACGGTCGTACGGCGCATCGGGTCCGGCGTGCGCGGGTTCGTGGACGGACCGGCCGACGCGGCCGGGTTCAGCGAGCCGCAGGGGCTGGCGCTGCTCGGCGCGGACGGTCCTGTCGTGGTGGCCGACACCGTGAACCACGCCCTGCGCCGGGTCGACCTCGCGACCGGCGAGGTCACGACCCTCGCGGGGACCGGCCGGCAGTGGTGGCAGGGCGCGCCGACGTCCGGCCCGGCGCGCGAGGTCGACCTGTCCTCGCCGTGGGACGTGGCGTTCTTCGGCGGCAGGGTCTGGATCGCCATGGCCGGGGTGCACCAGTTGTGGGCGTACGACCCGGCGGACGGGACCGTCGAGGTCGCCGCGGGCACGACGAACGAGGGACTCGTCGACGGGCCGCCGGCCGAGGCCTGGTTCGCTCAGCCGTCCGGGCTGGCGGCCACCGCCGACCGGCTCTGGGTGGCCGACTCCGAGACCTCGGCGCTGCGTTGGGTCGGCCTCGACGGCAGCGTGCACACCGCCGTCGGCACCGGCCTGTTCGACTTCGGGCACCGCGACGGCGCCGCCGGACAAGCTCTGCTCCAGCATCCGTTGGGCGTGACGGCGCTGCCCGACGGCTCGGTCGCGATCAGCGACACGTACAACCACGCGCTGCGCCGCTACGACCCGGCGACGGGCGAAGTGACCACGCTGGCCACGGACTTGCGGGAGCCGAGCGACGCGGTCCTGGTCGGGGACGACATCGTGGTCGTCGAGTCCGCCCGGCACCGGCTGACCCGGCTGCGCCTGCCCGAGGAGGCCGTGAGGGTGGAGTCGGTGGCCCACCGCACGCAGCGTGCCGCCACCGAAGTCGCCCCGGGCGGACTCCGGTTGGACGTGATCTTCCAGGCTCCGGCGGGCCAGAAGCTGGACACCCGCTACGGTCCGTCGACCCGGCTGCTCGTCTCCTCGACCCCGCCCGAGCTGCTGCTCGACGGCGAGGGGGCGGGCACGGACCTCTCCCGGGCCCTGGAGTTGAACCCGGCCGTCACGGAGGGTGTCCTGCACGTCTCCGCGATGGCCGCGTCCTGCGACGACGATCCGTCGAACGAGTACCCGGCCTGCCACGTCCACCAGCAGGACTGGGGTGTGCCGGTCCGCCTCACCGCGGGCGGTGCGCGACGGCTGCCGCTGGTGCTGGCGGGGATGGACGACTAA
- a CDS encoding M18 family aminopeptidase, whose amino-acid sequence MSYPARFDRGHTDDLMTFLAASPTPYHAVANAAERLEKAGFRQVAETDAWDGTSGGKFVLRGGAIVAWYVPEGAGPHTPFRIVGAHTDSPNLRVKPQPDTGAHGWRQVAVEIYGGPLLNSWLDRDLGLAGRLALRDGSTRLVNIDRPLLRVPQLAVHLDRSVSTEGLKLDKQRHLQPVWGLGDAHEGDLIAFLEEESGLQAGEITGWDLMTHSVEPPAYLGRDKELLAGPRMDNLLSVHAGTAALVAVATAAGTGSELPYIPVLAAFDHEENGSQSDTGADGPLLGGVLERSVFARGGTYEDRARSFAGTVCLSSDTGHAVHPNYAERHDPTHHPRANGGPILKVNVNNRYATDGAGRAVFAAACEKAGVDFQSFVSNNSMPCGTTIGPITAARHGIKTIDIGVAILSMHSVRELCGADDPFLLANALVAFLEG is encoded by the coding sequence ATGAGCTACCCAGCCCGCTTCGACCGCGGCCACACCGACGACCTCATGACCTTCCTGGCGGCGAGCCCCACGCCGTACCACGCCGTGGCGAACGCCGCCGAGCGGCTGGAGAAGGCCGGATTCCGTCAGGTCGCCGAAACCGACGCGTGGGACGGCACGAGCGGCGGGAAGTTCGTGCTGCGCGGCGGCGCGATCGTCGCCTGGTACGTGCCCGAGGGCGCCGGACCGCACACCCCCTTCCGGATCGTGGGCGCGCACACCGACTCCCCCAACCTGCGCGTCAAGCCGCAGCCGGACACCGGGGCGCACGGCTGGCGCCAGGTGGCCGTGGAGATCTACGGCGGACCGCTGCTGAACTCCTGGCTGGACCGCGACCTCGGGCTGGCCGGGCGGCTGGCGCTGCGTGACGGCTCGACGCGCCTGGTCAACATCGACCGGCCACTGCTGCGCGTCCCCCAGCTGGCCGTCCACCTCGACCGTTCCGTCTCCACCGAGGGACTCAAGCTCGACAAGCAGCGCCATCTCCAGCCCGTCTGGGGCCTGGGCGACGCCCACGAGGGCGACCTGATCGCGTTCCTGGAGGAGGAGTCGGGTCTGCAGGCCGGCGAGATCACCGGCTGGGACCTGATGACCCACTCCGTCGAACCGCCGGCCTATCTGGGCCGCGACAAGGAGCTGCTGGCCGGCCCCCGCATGGACAACCTGCTGTCCGTGCACGCGGGCACGGCGGCGCTGGTCGCCGTGGCCACGGCCGCGGGCACCGGCTCCGAACTCCCGTACATCCCCGTCCTCGCGGCCTTCGACCACGAGGAGAACGGCTCGCAGAGCGACACCGGCGCCGACGGTCCGCTGCTCGGCGGCGTGCTCGAACGCTCGGTGTTCGCACGGGGCGGCACGTACGAGGACCGGGCACGCTCCTTCGCGGGCACCGTCTGTCTCTCCTCCGACACCGGCCACGCCGTCCACCCCAACTACGCGGAGCGGCACGACCCGACGCACCACCCGCGCGCCAACGGCGGCCCCATCCTCAAGGTGAACGTCAACAACCGCTACGCCACCGACGGTGCGGGCCGCGCGGTGTTCGCCGCCGCCTGCGAGAAGGCCGGCGTCGACTTCCAGTCCTTCGTCTCCAACAACTCCATGCCCTGCGGCACCACCATCGGCCCGATCACCGCGGCCCGCCACGGCATCAAGACCATCGACATCGGTGTGGCCATCCTCTCGATGCACAGCGTCCGCGAACTGTGCGGCGCCGACGACCCGTTCCTGCTGGCCAACGCGCTGGTGGCGTTCCTGGAGGGCTAG